The sequence GAGTATTATTAAATAATGGCAAATAGGGATTTTCTCGATAGGCGCTCCAAGAGAGTTGGCCAACCTGGGTGAGCTGATCGCCTACAGCAAGACCATCTCCCTCTTGCGCTTGAATAAATAGTTCAATGATCTCTGCATTTGACGGATTAAAATCGAACCCAATATAGGGTGTTTGGAAAAACATCACATAGACAAAAACTACCAAAACACCAAGTATCAGCCAAGGGAGAGTGACATCAATGAAAGACCAATTACGCGAGGGGCGGTTCACAATGACTACACCTTATCTAAAAGATTAATAAGATATTCAACTGAAGTAATTCGATTTATGTAAATCATACACGTACTTTCTCTAATTTCTGGCGTGTATACTCAATCAACCCGCCAGCGTTGAAGATTTCCATCACGGCTTCGGGCAACGGTGGGAAGGTGAATGCCCCGGCAGCGCAGCGAATTTTTCCGGCGGCCAGGTCAATTTCGATGGTTTCGCCATTTTCGATGGCATCCACCGCCTCGGGGCAGGTCAGTGCGGGCAGGGCATTGTTCAGGCAGTTGCGGTAGTAAATGCGGGCGAATGAATTGGCAACAATCGCGCCTAAATTCGCTTCGCTCAAACACACAACAGCCTGCTCACGTGATGATCCACAGCCCCAATTCGTCCCGCCAATAATGATGTCACCGGGCTGCATGCCTTTGGCAAAGTTGGGATCCAAATCTTCCAGGGCGTATTGAGGCATCTCTTTGGGGTCGCTAACGGTATAGGTATACTTGCCCGGAAAGATCACATCGGTGTTAACGTTGTCGCCGTATTTCCAGACACGACCTTTAATTAGTTTGTTCATTTGCTTTCTCACAATCTGGTTTATCGGTTGAAAGTTTAAGGTCGAAGGTTATCCCTAGCACAACTAACTTTAAACCTTAAACGTGCAACCTGCAACCCTCAATGGTTTCATAAATCCTTCGGATGTGTAATCTCACCCGCCACCGCCGAAGCGGCTACAACCGCCGGGCTGGCAAGGTAAATGTCGGATTCTTTCGTGCCCATACGGCCGCGGAAGTTGCGGTTGGATGTGCTGATGCTGACTTCTCCCACCGCGGGGACTCCCATGTGATTGCCCATGCACGGCCCGCAACCGGGGCTTTCGATGGCCGCGCCCGCTTCGAGCAAAGTTTCGATGTACCCGGCTTTGAGCGCATCCAGATAAACTTGCGAGGAGGCCGGGATGACCAGCAAGCGCGTCCCGGGAGCGGTTTTACGGCCTTTGAGCACGGCGGCAGCGGCAGCTAAATCTTCCAGGCGGCCATTGGTGCAGGTTCCCAAAAAGGCCTGATGCACGCGCATCCCGGCGACTTTGGAAAGCGGCTGGGCATTATCGACGGTGTGTGGGCAGGCGATCATCGGTTCCAGGTCTTCGGCCCGGTAGGTGTAACTCTGGGCGTAGGTGGCATCCTCGTCAGGCAGGACCAACTCAAACTCCCGTCTGGCGCGTTCTGCTAAATAAGCGAGAGTCACATCATCGGGCGGGATCACGCTGTTTTTGGCGCCCATTTCCGCCATCATATTGGGCAAAATCGAACGCTGGGAAATATCCAGCGAGCGGATGGCTGCGCCGTGCCACTCAACCGACATATACAGCGCGCCGTCCGCGCCGAGGTCGCCGATGACTTTGATCGCTAAATCTTTGGCGGTCACACCGGCCTGGAACTGGCCGTCCACGGCGATTTTCATGCTCTCAGGGACGCGCAACCAGAGTGAGCCAACCGCCCAGATGGAAGCCATCTCCGAGCGGCCAATGCCCGCCCCGAAAGCGCCCATGACCCCGGCGTGGGGGCTGTGCGAATCGGAACCGAGGACGACTTCACCGGGCAGGGCCAGCCCCTCCTCTACGAGCACCTGATGGCAGATGCCGCGCCCTACATC is a genomic window of Chloroflexota bacterium containing:
- a CDS encoding 3-isopropylmalate dehydratase → MNKLIKGRVWKYGDNVNTDVIFPGKYTYTVSDPKEMPQYALEDLDPNFAKGMQPGDIIIGGTNWGCGSSREQAVVCLSEANLGAIVANSFARIYYRNCLNNALPALTCPEAVDAIENGETIEIDLAAGKIRCAAGAFTFPPLPEAVMEIFNAGGLIEYTRQKLEKVRV
- a CDS encoding 3-isopropylmalate dehydratase large subunit yields the protein MAQTFAEKILAKKAGLSHTVPGQIVNITPDVALSHDNTAPIYGIFKEMGGQRVFDPKMHAIFIDHAAPAPTTKHAENHRIIREFVAEQGIENFYDVGRGICHQVLVEEGLALPGEVVLGSDSHSPHAGVMGAFGAGIGRSEMASIWAVGSLWLRVPESMKIAVDGQFQAGVTAKDLAIKVIGDLGADGALYMSVEWHGAAIRSLDISQRSILPNMMAEMGAKNSVIPPDDVTLAYLAERARREFELVLPDEDATYAQSYTYRAEDLEPMIACPHTVDNAQPLSKVAGMRVHQAFLGTCTNGRLEDLAAAAAVLKGRKTAPGTRLLVIPASSQVYLDALKAGYIETLLEAGAAIESPGCGPCMGNHMGVPAVGEVSISTSNRNFRGRMGTKESDIYLASPAVVAASAVAGEITHPKDL